GGCCCGCTCGACGCGCAGGTGCAGCCCCGCTTCGGCGGAGCCATCCTTGCCTGTCTCCGGCGCGAGGGGCTCACCGAGGACGACGCGGATTTTCCTCGGGCGGATGAGGGCGCTTCCGCGGGGCATCGCGCGGTGGGCGCCGTCGATGAACGCGGGCACCACGGGCACGCCCGCCCTGGCCGCCAGAACGGCGACGCCCCGCTCGAATGGCTGGAGGCTGCCGTCGCGGCTGCGCGCGCCCTCGGGAAAAATTCCGACGACCTCGCCCCCCTCGAGCGCCCGCAGCGCCCGCTTGATGGACCCCAGCTGTGTCCCGCCCTCCGTGTCGATGGGGATCGCCCCCATCGGCGCGCAGAACCACCGCAGGTACCACGGCTCGTAAAAGGAACGCATCATCAGGAAGCGGACGGGGCGCGGAAACACGGCGCCCAAGACGAGCGGGTCGAGGTAGGAGGCGTGGTTCGCCGCCACGATGAGGCCGCCTTCCTCCGGAACGTGCCCGGCGCCCTCCGCCGTAAGGCGAAAGGCGATTCGAAAGAGAAATCTCCCAAAGGAGCGCACCAGGCGATAGGTAAGGTTGGTCCGCATAGCTTATTTTACCGCACCATAGGAGCTTTCCTATCGAAACCTGACGGAAAAAGGAGGTTCGGGAAGTGCGGAAAGTGCGGAAAGCGCGGGTCGCTGATCCCGATAACGCGGCGAATCCCCGGTACCGGGGCGCTTCCCGCGGAAGGAAAGGCGTTACGGTCGGGTCGCGTATACGGAAGATGCCGACGCGAGCACCTCGCCGTCCGCAAGCTTGACGCCCTCGTCTATAAGGATCGCCTTGAGCGCCGCGAGAAAGAGCATCACGCTACGCCGGCGGCTCGTGTGCCCCATGATGCCGATCCGCCAGACCTTCCCCTTGAACGGGCCGAGCCCCGCGCTGACCTCGATGCCGAACTCCTCGAGGAGCCGGCGGCGCACCCTCGCGTCGTCCGCGCCGTCGGGAACGTACACCGGGTTGAGCACCGGAACCGCGTGCTTCGTCACGTAGCGGAGCCCCATCGCCTCGAGCCCCGCGCGCAGGGCGCGGTGATTCAGCTCGTGCCGCTTGATCCGCGCCTCGAGCCCTTCCTCCAGAACGATGCGCAGCGCCTCGCGCAGCGCGTACGTCATGTTGATGGGCGCGGTGTGATGATAGACGCGCTCCTCGCCCCAGTACTCGCGCACCATGGAGATGTCGAGATACCAGTTCCGGGCCTTGGTCTTGCGCGCTTCCATGGCGGCCACCGCGGCCGGCGAGAGCGTCACGGGAGCCAGGCCCGGCGGGCACGAGAGGCACTTCTGCGAGCCGCTGAAGCAGGCGTCGACCTTCCAGTCGTCCACGGCCACCTCCACGCCGCCGAGAGACGTCACGGTGTCGAGGAGGAACAGGGCGCCGGCCTCGTGCACGAGTTTCGAAATTTCCTCGACCGGCTGATGCGTGCCCGTGGAGGTTTCGGCATGGACGATGCCGAAAACTTTCGTCTTCGGGTATTTCTTCAAGGTCTTGGCGACGACCTCGGGATCGAAAATCTCGCCCCACTCGGCTTCGATTGCGTGGACCACGGCGCCGTTGCGCTCGGCTATGTCCTGCATCCGGGCGCCGAACTTGCCGTTCACGCATACGATCATCTCGTCGCCGGGCTCGATAAGGCTGCACACGCACGCTTCCATCCCCGCGCTTCCCGCGCCCGAGACGACGAGCGTGAGCTCGTTCCGTGTGCGGAACACCTCGCGCAGGAGCGCGCTCGTCTCGCTCATGATGCGGAGGTATTCGGGATCGAGGTGCCCGATCGTGGGAGCCGCCATGGCCCGGAGCACGCGATTCGGCACGTTGCTCGGGCCCGCGCCCATCAGGATGCGCGACGGCGGTTTAAACTCTCCAACACTCATTCTCGTCCTCCACAAAATCAGACATGGTTCTCAACCTTCCTTGTTTTGCACGAAAGCGCCATTATAGATAGGGGGTGTCAAAAAATCAACGTTCTATCATGAAAAACTGTCGGTCACCGCGCCCCGGTCGGCCGAGCTCACCAGCTTCGCGTACTTGTAAAGGACCCCCCGCGTGTACTTCAGAGGCGGCGCCTTCCAGCTCTTCAATCGCTTGTCCGTCTCTTCCGGGCTTATGTTCAGCTGAAGCAGTTGCTTGTCCGCGTCGATCGTGATGCTGTCGCCGTCGCGAACAACGGCCAGGACGCCTCCCGTCTGGGCCTCGGGAGAAACATGCCCCACGACCATGCCGTGGGTGCCCCCGGAGAACCGCCCGTCCGTGATGAGCCCCACGTCCTTTCCGAGGCCCTTGCCGATGAGCGCGGAGGTCGGCGCGAGCATCTCCCGCATGCCGGGGCCCCCCTTGGGGCCCTCGTAGCGGATGACCATGACGTCGCCTTTCTTTATCTTGTCCCCGAGGATCGCCTTCAGTGCATCCTCCTCGGAATCGAAAACCTTGGCGGGGCCCGTTATGGACGTGACCTTCAGGCCGGACACCTTGGCCACGGCCCCTTTCGTAGCCAGGTTTCCCCTCAGGATGACGATCGGGCCCGTGGGGCGCAGCGGGTCCTTAAGGCTTCGTATGACCTTCTGGTCCGGCTGTAGGCCTTCCGCGCCCTTCATGTTCTCCGCGAGCGTTTTCCCCGTGACCGTCATGCACCCGCCATGCAGGAGCCCCGCCTCGAGGAGCATTTTCATGACGCCCGGAACCCCTCCCACCTTGTACAGGTCGTACATCACGTGTTTCCCCGAGGGCTTGAGGTCGGCCAGGTGGGGCACTTTCCCGGCAATTCTTTCGAAATCCTCGAGCCCCAGGTCCACGGAAACCGCGTCCGCCATCGCGATGAGATGCAGGATAGCGTTCGTGGAGCCGCCCAGGGCCATCACGACCGCTATGGCGTTCTCGAAGGCCTCCTTCGTCATGATGTCATTGGGAAAGATTTTCCTCTCCAGCATGCGGATCACGGCTTCCCCGGCGCGGAAACATTCCCCCTTCTTCTCCTCCTCCTCCGCCGGCACGGACGCGCCGCCCGGAAGGCCCATCCCCAGGGCCTCGATGGCGCTGGCCATGGTGTTCGCCGTGTACATGCCGCCGCAGCTGCCGGCCCCGGGACATGCGCTGCATTCGATTCCCTTGAAGTCCTCCTCCGAGATGTTCCCGACGTTGTGCCTCCCGACTGCCTCGAAGATGCTCACGATGTCGACGTCGTTTCCCTTGTAGTTGCCGGGCTTTATCGTGCCGCCGTAGACGAATACCGAGGGGATGCCCAACCGCGCGATGGCCATGAGGCATCCCGGCATGTTCTTGTCGCAGCCGCCGATGGCCACGAGGCCGTCGAAGCGCTCGGCCTGGCTTACGGTCTCGATGGAATCCGCGATCACCTCGCGCGACGCCAGCGAGAACTTCATCCCCTCCGTGCCCATCGAGATGCCGTCGCTTACGGTGATGGTTCCGAACGTGAGCCCGGCGCCGCCGCCCTCCCTTATGCCCTTCCTGGCCTCCACGGCCAGTTGGTCGATGTGCATGTTGCACGGCGTGATGTCGCTCCACGTGGAAGCCACGCCGACGATGGGTTTTTCAAAATCCTCGTCCCGGAACCCCACGGCCCTGAGCATGCCGCGGTTGGGCGCCCGGCTGTCTCCGTCCGTAATCAAACGGGATCGTATTTTTAGATTCGCCTTGCTCATCTTGACGCTTTCCTTATGTCCGCGCCGGGCTTTTTCACTCCCACCGGATGGCGGTGACGCCGCTCTTTACGATATCTTCCACCCCGAAGGGCTCGAGCGTCTTGACGAGCGCCTGCACCTCGTCGGGGGTTCCGTGGAACGCGACGAGCGTCCTGTCACCCTTCGTCTCGACCACGCTGGCCCGGGGGGGAAGGTTGGCGGCCCGGACGAAGGCGTCGCACTCCCCCTCGGGCACCTTGAGCTTGACCAGGATCAGCTCCCGCTCGAGGTAGCGCGCGCCGAGGGAATTCGAGACACGGATGACGTCGATCAATTTCGCAATCTGCTTCGTCAGCTGGGCGACGCCGGTTTCCGTCGCGTTCACCTTGATGACCATGCGGTAGATGTCCGGGTTCATGGTGGCCTCGGCGATGAAGGAGTTGATGTTGTAGCCGCGGCGGGAGATGAGGCCCGAGACGCGCGACACGAGTCCGAACCGGTTCATCACCAGCATCGAAATGGTGTACTCGCGTTCCTCCTCTTTGGGGAAGGGTTCTTTCACGGTGTTTCCTTAGCGGACGGCGTCTTCCAGGCCGATGGCCTCGGTAAAGGGGGCGCCGCTCGGGACAAGGGGATAGACGTTGGTTTCCTCGGGAATCACCATGTGAAGCAGGTATGGGCCGTCGTGCTCCAGGCATTTCTTGATGGCCGCGGGGACGTCGGCGTTGCGCTCCACGCGCGCTCCGGCGATCCCGTAGGCCGAGGCCAGCTTCACGAAATCCGGATTCCCCTCCAGGTGGGTGCAGGAATAGCGCTTGTCGAAGAAATGCTCCTGCCACTGCCGCACCATGCCGAGGTATTTGTTCTCCATCAAGACAATCTTTACCGGAATCTTATTGGTGGAAACGGTCGCGAGCTCCTGGATGTTCATCTGGATGCTTCCGTCTCCGGTGATGGCTATGACGAGCTTGTCGGGATTGGCGACTTGCGCCCCCACGGCGGCCGGCAGCCCGAATCCCATCGTGCCGAGGCCTCCCGATGTCACGAAATAGCGGGGGCGGCCCTGGCGGAGGAGTTGGGCCGACCACATCTGGTGCTGGCCGACGTCGGTCGTGACGATTACGTCGTCGGTTCCGCGCTCGGAGATGCACTCGAGGATGGTCATGGGATTGACGCCGTCCTTCTCGTCCAGCACCTTCTTGGGATACTGCTTCCGCCAGCGCTCGATCCGCGCGAGCCACTCCGGACGCTTCTTTTCCGTCACCGACTCGCGGAACCTCTCGAGCAGGATTTTCGCGTCGCCCACGATGCCCACGTCCGCCCTGACGTTCTTGTCGATCTCGGACGGGTCGATGTCGACGTGGATGACCTTCGCGTTTTCGGCGAAGGTCTTCAGATTGCCCGTGATGCGGTCGTCGAAGCGGCTTCCGAAATTGATGATCAGGTCCGCCTTCAGCACGGCGTTGTTCGCGTAGCCGCTTCCGTGCATGCCGAGCATCCCCAGCGCAAGGGGGTGGGCCGTGGGGAGCGCCGAGAGGCCGTGGAGCGTGGCCGCGACGGGGCAGTCGATTTTCTCGACAAACGCGGTGAGCTCCGGTGTCGCGTTGGAATACACCACGCCTCCGCCGCAGATGAGGACGGGCCGCTCGGCCCGCTCAACCAGCTCGCATGCCCGAGCGACGGCCTCTTCGTCCACCTCCTCGGCTTCCTCGGGATGGTACCCCGGCAGATTCACCTCGTCGGGATACACGAACTCGGTCTTTTGGTTTTGAACGTCCTTCGGCACGTCGATCACCACGGGCCCGGGGCGGCCCGACAGGGCGATGTGGAACGCTTCCTTGAACGCCCGCGCGAGGTCGCGTACATCCTTGACGAGATAGCCGTGCTTCGTCGCGGGAAGCGTGATGCCGAAGACGTCGATCTCCTGAAACGCGTCCGTTCCGATGACCGGACAGGCCACCTGCCCGGTGATGGCGACCACCGGCGAGCAGTCCATGAGCGCCGTGGCCAGTCCCGTGACGAGGTTGGTCGCGCCGGGGCCGGACGTGGCCACGCAGACCCCCGCTTTATCCGACGTGCGGGCGTAGCCGTCGGCCGCGTGGGCGGCGCCCTGTTCGTGCCGGACGAGGTAGTGCCTGATCTTCGAATCCATCAGCGCGTCGTAAAAGGGCATGATGGCCCCGCCGGGAAAGCCGAAGATGTGCTTTGTCCCCTCGAGCTCCAGGCACTTCGCCATGATTTGCGCGCCGCTCAGTTCCATATCACGCTTCTCCGAGAAAGTCTTCCCCTAAGGAGGTGGTGTTTTATCCCTAACGCTTCGTTAGTCCTTGAGTTCCTTGGCCTCGAGCCACGGCATCATCCTGCGCAGCTTCAAGCCCACCTTCTCGATCGGGTGCTGCCGGTCGCGCTTGGCCAGGGCGTTGAACTTGGGGCGGCTCACCCGGTTCTCCATAATCCATTCCTTGGCGAAGTCGCCGCTCTGGATCTCGGAAAGAATCTTTTTCATCTCGCGCCGCGTCTCGCCGGTGATGATCCTCCGCCCGCGGGTCAGGTCGCCGTACTCGGCGGTGTCGCTGATGGAATAGCGCATCCACGTGATCCCGCCCTCGTTGATGAGGTCCGTAATCAGCTTGACCTCGTGCAGGCACTCGAAGTACGCGAGCTCCGGCTTGTAGCCCGCCTCAACGAGGGTGTCGAACCCGGCCCGGATGAGCTCGCTCAAGCCGCCGCACAGGACCGACTGCTCGCCGAAGAGGTCGGTCTCGGTCTCGTCGCGGAAGGTGGTCTCGATCACACCGGCGCGCGTGCCGCCGATGCCCTTCGCGTACGCGAGGGCGAGCTGTTTGGCCTTCCCGGAATAATTCCGCTCGACGGCCAGGAGGCAGGGAATGCCTTTTCCCTCCGTGAAGAGCCGCCGCTCGATGTGCCCCGGCGCCTTCGGGGCGACCATGATGACGTCCACGTCCTTCGGGGGCTTGATCTGCCCGAAGTGGATGGTAAAGCCGTGGGCGAACAACAGAACGTTTCCTTTCTTCAGGTTGGGCAGAATCTCCTTCTTGTAGACCTCCTCCTGAATGTGGTCGGGCAGAAGAATGGAGATCAAATCCGCCTGTTTGGCCGCTTCCGGCGTGGACAGAACCTTGAAGCCTTCTTTCTGGGCCGCCTTCTTGGCCCTGGGCGCCGGCTCCGCAACCACGACATTGAGTCCGCTGTCCCGCAAATTCAGGGCATGGGCGTGACCCTGGCTCCCGTATCCGAGGACGGCGATCTTTTTCTTCTTGAGCGGTGCGAGGCTCGCGTCCTTGTCGTAGTAAATCTTCATGGCCTTCTTTCCTTTCCTTGTTCGTTCATTTTCCTGTGCTCTGTATAATTTACATACGTTACTCCGTTCTCTAGAAAAAAGCAAATTTTTCCTATATACCGATGGAGCCGAGGGGAAAAGGCGCCGCCGCCCCGGCGGGGTATGCCGACCGCTCCGGGTCTAGCGACAGGCGGGGGCGAGGGAAAATTCCGGCTAAATTACTTGAAATTTTGGTAAAACGGCATATAATATGTAAGTGAGACAATACGATGCCTTATCTGGAGGGTTTTCGTAAGGCGGTATGGGTGCTCCGGGAGCGGGAGGGGGAGGTGCACCCGGGGTGCCGCCGGGGAGATGACGGGATGAAGGAGCGCGAGGGGATGGCTCGTTCGTGGGCGTTATTCCTAGTCGGCATGCTTGCATGGATCTGGGCAAGCGGCCTCGCCTTCCCGGCAGACCTCTACGTGGACGCCGCGTTCGGCAACGATGTCAACGACGGGCTTTCGTGGGGGACGGCGAAGGCTACCGTTGGGAACGCCTTGACCGCGGCCGACGGAACGCCGGGGGCCGACACAATCTACGTGGCGGAAGGGACTTATCAAGAAACGATGAATTTCTGGTTCGGCCCTGACGATGTCTCCCTGATTGGTGGCTTTCCAGCAGGGGGCGGGGCGAGGGACCTCGCAGCTCATCCAACGGCCGTGTCGCCTCCGAGCGGCTCACCCTTTGAGGCTTGGTATTCGGCCAACGTCTCCCTCGACGGATTCATTCTTGAGAACGGCCGCCACAATGTGATTGCGGATTCGACGAACATCACCGTAAGAAATTGCATCATCCGAAACAACACGGATCAAGCCATCATCGGGAGGACAGAGGCCTGCGGGGGTATGTGCTTTGGAGTGTGTATTCAGATTGTAGGGTGGCCGTCTTGGGGATATGGCGGGGGACTTTACGCATACAACTCATCCGTAGAAATTGTCAACAATCTTATTGTTGACAACACCATAACCCTGTACGATCCGGCTCCTTGTTCCCCCGAGTGGGGCCCTAATCCGCCGGGTGGCGAGGGCGCGGGGATGTGCCTATCGAATGTTACGGGCTTGGTAGCGAACAACACGATCGCCTCGAACGACAACCTTGTTCCTCCTTTCTATCAAGTCTGGATGATACCGGGCTACCGATCCGGCGGCGTGTACCTCGAAAACGTTTCCGCATCCCTTGTGTTCCGCGACAACATTATGTGGGGCAACGTCGGTTTCAATTATTGCGAGCCCGCCGGGCTTTTACAGCCCGTCTACTGCGACTCGGGAAGTTTGTTGGGCGATTTCTCGGGGCCGGGCAACATTCGGCTCAACCCCCTCTTTGCCACCGGCCCCGGCGGGGACTATTACCTGTCGCAGACGGCTGCGGGGCAGGGCTCCGATTCGCCGTGCCTGGATGCGGGAAGCGACACGGTGGCCGCCGTCGGCATGACGGACACGACGACGCGCACGGACCGGGTGGAGGACGCCGGAACGGTGGACATGGGATATCACGAAATCTTGGCGAGTATCCCTGATTTAGAATACACTGCCCACAGCTTCACCGATTGCGGGAACGTCGACGGCTTCGCGGACCCGGGCGAGACGATCACCCTCAGCGTCACGGCTGAGAACACCGGCAACGCGGACGCTTTCAACGTAAGCGGAGTGCTTTCCACCATAACGCCGGGGGTTACGGTGTTCGTGAACAACGCCGCGTTCCCCGACATCCCCGAGGGCTTGACCGGAGCGTCGCTCACGCCGTACCGGTTCGTCGTGGACCCGGGCGTGCCCTGCGGGACGCTGATTGACTTCGCGCTCGATCTTACCTACCAAGACAATTTGGGAAATCCCCTCACCAGCGCCGAGTCGTTCCAGGTGCCGGTGGGCCAGCCCCAGCCGCCGCTTACACTCCTCCTTACGGACTTCGAGGACTGCGCGGACCCGCCGACGTCGGTCTGCCCGCCGTGTGTTCCCGTAAATGGAGACTGGACGGTCATCAACAACGGCAACAAGGTCGGCTGGACGCACGCCGGCCCGGGCTGCCCGTCGACCTGCGAGTGGGGGCTCTTCCCGACGAACTACTACATTTGCGACACCACCTGCCCGGGCTGGTCGACGGTTCACAACGAGGAGCTCATCTCGCCGGTGATTGACACCTCGGCGGCGGCGGCGGTGACGCTCCGATTCGACCACGACTACTACAACTATTCGATGCCCACGACTTCGGACTTGAACGTGAGGAGCTCGCTCACGGGCGGTGCCTGGGTCACGCTGAGGGATTTTGCTGATTGTTGGCTTTGGTGTAGTTGGGATCCGTGGATGTGCGACAATTGCATCACCGGACCCATTGCGCTCGACGCCACGGCGCAGTGCGCGGGCGCCGCGGACTGCCAGTTTGAATTCCACCAGGTGACGAACTACTACGACTCCTGGTGGTGGGCCGTGGACAACGTGGCGGTGGAGGCGCCCGTTGCTCCGGTGTGCAGCCCGGCGGCACCACCCATAGCCTACGATACGGGCTTCGATCCGACCACGACGCTCGCGCAGGTCTGCGGCGACGGCGACCTTATCGTGGAGCCGGGCGAGGAGTGGCAGGCGACGGTGCAGCTCATTAATTCCGCGGCATGCACCGTCAACAACGTCAAGGCGGATTTAACGGTAAACCCGGGCTCGGCGGTGGCCGCTGCCGTTTGCAACAATCCGGGCGATTATGGAAACATCCCCGCGGGTGGCACGGCGCAATTCACCTATTCGTTCGTCGTGGACACTGGGGCTGTCTGCATCAACGACATCACGTTCGACGTAACCGGCATTGTCTCGGACGAGGGGGCGTATCCCGGCGAGATTCCCGCGTTCGCGGTGCAGGTGGGAGCGCTCGCTCCCGGTCCGACGGAGCCCGGGGCGCAGGCGACGGACCCGCTGACGGAGAAGAACGGAACAATAAGCTCGGACTTTACGCCTGCGTTCACGATTCCCGGCGCTGCTAAGTCCGCCACACTTTCCTACGTGCTTTCCGGGGGAACCGACTTGGTGAACTGCGTCGAGGTGGCGCTAGTGGACCCGTTGGGGACGGCGACGGTGGTGAAGCCCCTGGGCGCGGCGGACGCCAATCCCTACGACGTGACCGGGCTCTACACGGGGGCGGGCACGTATCAGCTTCAGCTGACGGAAGCGGGAAAGGGCTGCGGCGGGGGAGGCAGCGCGACCCTGACGGCGGGGACGCTGAGTGTAACGGCTCCGGACGTTACGGAGTGCGACGTGAGCGCGTGCTCGTGCCCGTGCCCGACGGCGACGATTTCCGAATCGGCCTGCGATTGCTCACTCAATGTGGTGCTTGATGCGAACCCGTCGGGCGGAACGCCGCCGTACACCTATCTTTGGAGCACTGGCGAGACCTCGCGGACGATCGTGGTGGTCGGCGACGGGGTGTCGTCGTACGACGTGACGGTGACGGACGCGAACAGCTGCCAGGGTTCGGATACCTACGGCCCGTTGCAGCTTTGTGTGCCGTGCTGCATCACGAGCGCGACGGCGACGGCGCTCGGGCCGACGACGTTCTGTACGGGTGGCTCGGTGGACCTGGTGGCCACGCCGGACGACGGAATCGGACCGTTCACGTACCTGTGGAGCACGGGAGATGCGACGGCGACGATCACGGTGAGTGCGCCCGGAACGTACAGCTGCGACGTGACGGACAACGATCCGGGCTGCGGCAACACGGTCACGACGAATTCGATCGCGGTGACGGTGAACGAGAATCCCGTGGTCGCGATTTTTGGGCCGACGGAGACCTGCGAGGGCGGCTGCGTGACGTTCACGGTGATTCCGTCCGGCGGGACGCCTCCGTACGACATACTGTGGTGCACGGGAGAGACGACGCAGAGCATTACACTGTGCCCGCCGGTGGGCGTCACGACCTGTACGGTGACGGCGACGGATGCAAACGGGTGCGTGTCCTTCCCGACGATCTTCATGATTACAGTGAACGAGAACCCGACGGCGGTGCCGACGGTGGATGTGGATCCGGCGTGTGAGGGCGCGGTGCAGACGTTTACGGCGAACAACGTGGGCGGCGACACGTTCCTGTGGAACTTCGGGGACGGGGACACGTCGACGTTGCAGAATCCGACGCACACGTACGCTGGGGCTGGCTCGTACACGGTGACGCTGACGGTGACCGACTCGGCGACGGGCTGCACGTTTGGACCGGTGGGAGTGGCGAGCAACCCGGTCGAGGTGAACGTATGCGTTGTCCCCTCATTGGTTTATAGCGGCCACTCGCTCACCGACTGCGGGAACGCGAACGGGGCGGTGGACCCGGGCGAGACGATCGACCTCGACGTCACGGCGCAGAACACGGGCGGCGCGGACGCCTTTAACGTGAGCGGAACCCTCTCGACGATTACACCCGGCATCACGATTACCACGAACACGGCCGCGTTCCCGGACATCGCCGTGGGGCTTACGGGCACGTCGCTCACGCCGTTCCAGTTCGTGGTGGATCTGAGCGTGCCGTGCGGGACGGTGATAGACTTCACGCTCGACCTTGCGTACGAAGACGGGGTTGGGAGTCCCTTCTCCAACGCCGCGTCGTTCCAGGTGCAGGTGAGTGTCGGAGGGCCGGTAACNNNNNNNNNNNNNNNNNNNNNNNNNNNNNNNNNNNNNNNNNNNNNNNNNNNNNNNNNNNNNNNNNNNNNNNNNNNNNNNNNNNNNNNNNNNNNNNNNNNNCTGCTTCTCCTCCGGATCGACGTTGATGGTGCCGCTTCCGTAGATCATGAGATCTTCTTTATCTTCATCTTCATCCGGCTCGCCCTCCTCCACATCCCAGGAGCCGACCCAGCCGAGTATTTCTCCGTCGGCGTCGCGGACTGCGCGGAAATCCGCGGGAAAAACCTTCGTCGTCGTGCGGTAACTCTTTTCGTAGTCGCCTTCCTTTTCCAGCATGTGTTCCTTGAGGTTCGGATGACGATGGAAAACCCCGGTGTCCATGCCTCCGACGTCCTTGATGTGCGTGAGCCCGCGCGCGGCTTTGCTGTAGCGCTTCATGTTCTCTATCAGCCCCCTTAGATTGTTCAGGGTGAACGGGTTGATGTAGATCATTCTCAAGTCGGGGTCGCAGACGACGAAGTTGAAGTGGGCCTGGTCCATCCAGGGCCTTATCGCCTCGACGAATTTCTCCAAGCCCAGCATCCCTTTCACTCCCCGGCCGGGGACCGGAACCGATGTTTCCCTAAGGTCGACCATGGCGATCTCCTTGCGTTCTGTCGGATGGAGTTGTTGTCGTGATCAGTTCTTCCTCATTGTATCATCTGCCTTGTCCGCTCCGAAGCCCTCAACGCCAAGGATTGATGAGTAAGGAGTAAGAAGCAAGGAGCAAGGCCTGTTATCCGCTACTCGCCTTCGTCCTGTCCGCCGCAGGAAATTACAAGAAGACCGTGTAGAGCTTTCCGCTTTCGTCCTCCGCCACCAGCCGCACCGAGAACCACAGGGGGGGAATCTCCGCTTCGAGCTCGAACTCGTCTTCGCGCTCGCGGAGCTCGTAGTCGAGGAGCTTGTCCTCGGTGAAGACGCGCAGGGTTTCCTTCATGCGGGGCGTGAGCGCTTCCCGGTCGAGCACGGCGCGCAGCACGAGCTCCCCCTGTTCGTTTAGCACGCTGCTCATGGCCCGCACGAAGGGGGGAAGCCCGAT
The DNA window shown above is from Acidobacteriota bacterium and carries:
- the ilvB gene encoding biosynthetic-type acetolactate synthase large subunit, whose amino-acid sequence is MELSGAQIMAKCLELEGTKHIFGFPGGAIMPFYDALMDSKIRHYLVRHEQGAAHAADGYARTSDKAGVCVATSGPGATNLVTGLATALMDCSPVVAITGQVACPVIGTDAFQEIDVFGITLPATKHGYLVKDVRDLARAFKEAFHIALSGRPGPVVIDVPKDVQNQKTEFVYPDEVNLPGYHPEEAEEVDEEAVARACELVERAERPVLICGGGVVYSNATPELTAFVEKIDCPVAATLHGLSALPTAHPLALGMLGMHGSGYANNAVLKADLIINFGSRFDDRITGNLKTFAENAKVIHVDIDPSEIDKNVRADVGIVGDAKILLERFRESVTEKKRPEWLARIERWRKQYPKKVLDEKDGVNPMTILECISERGTDDVIVTTDVGQHQMWSAQLLRQGRPRYFVTSGGLGTMGFGLPAAVGAQVANPDKLVIAITGDGSIQMNIQELATVSTNKIPVKIVLMENKYLGMVRQWQEHFFDKRYSCTHLEGNPDFVKLASAYGIAGARVERNADVPAAIKKCLEHDGPYLLHMVIPEETNVYPLVPSGAPFTEAIGLEDAVR
- a CDS encoding alanine--glyoxylate aminotransferase family protein; protein product: MSVGEFKPPSRILMGAGPSNVPNRVLRAMAAPTIGHLDPEYLRIMSETSALLREVFRTRNELTLVVSGAGSAGMEACVCSLIEPGDEMIVCVNGKFGARMQDIAERNGAVVHAIEAEWGEIFDPEVVAKTLKKYPKTKVFGIVHAETSTGTHQPVEEISKLVHEAGALFLLDTVTSLGGVEVAVDDWKVDACFSGSQKCLSCPPGLAPVTLSPAAVAAMEARKTKARNWYLDISMVREYWGEERVYHHTAPINMTYALREALRIVLEEGLEARIKRHELNHRALRAGLEAMGLRYVTKHAVPVLNPVYVPDGADDARVRRRLLEEFGIEVSAGLGPFKGKVWRIGIMGHTSRRRSVMLFLAALKAILIDEGVKLADGEVLASASSVYATRP
- the ilvC gene encoding ketol-acid reductoisomerase — translated: MKIYYDKDASLAPLKKKKIAVLGYGSQGHAHALNLRDSGLNVVVAEPAPRAKKAAQKEGFKVLSTPEAAKQADLISILLPDHIQEEVYKKEILPNLKKGNVLLFAHGFTIHFGQIKPPKDVDVIMVAPKAPGHIERRLFTEGKGIPCLLAVERNYSGKAKQLALAYAKGIGGTRAGVIETTFRDETETDLFGEQSVLCGGLSELIRAGFDTLVEAGYKPELAYFECLHEVKLITDLINEGGITWMRYSISDTAEYGDLTRGRRIITGETRREMKKILSEIQSGDFAKEWIMENRVSRPKFNALAKRDRQHPIEKVGLKLRRMMPWLEAKELKD
- a CDS encoding 1-acyl-sn-glycerol-3-phosphate acyltransferase, producing MRTNLTYRLVRSFGRFLFRIAFRLTAEGAGHVPEEGGLIVAANHASYLDPLVLGAVFPRPVRFLMMRSFYEPWYLRWFCAPMGAIPIDTEGGTQLGSIKRALRALEGGEVVGIFPEGARSRDGSLQPFERGVAVLAARAGVPVVPAFIDGAHRAMPRGSALIRPRKIRVVLGEPLAPETGKDGSAEAGLHLRVERAVAALARKAA
- the ilvN gene encoding acetolactate synthase small subunit, producing MKEPFPKEEEREYTISMLVMNRFGLVSRVSGLISRRGYNINSFIAEATMNPDIYRMVIKVNATETGVAQLTKQIAKLIDVIRVSNSLGARYLERELILVKLKVPEGECDAFVRAANLPPRASVVETKGDRTLVAFHGTPDEVQALVKTLEPFGVEDIVKSGVTAIRWE
- the ilvD gene encoding dihydroxy-acid dehydratase; the protein is MSKANLKIRSRLITDGDSRAPNRGMLRAVGFRDEDFEKPIVGVASTWSDITPCNMHIDQLAVEARKGIREGGGAGLTFGTITVSDGISMGTEGMKFSLASREVIADSIETVSQAERFDGLVAIGGCDKNMPGCLMAIARLGIPSVFVYGGTIKPGNYKGNDVDIVSIFEAVGRHNVGNISEEDFKGIECSACPGAGSCGGMYTANTMASAIEALGMGLPGGASVPAEEEEKKGECFRAGEAVIRMLERKIFPNDIMTKEAFENAIAVVMALGGSTNAILHLIAMADAVSVDLGLEDFERIAGKVPHLADLKPSGKHVMYDLYKVGGVPGVMKMLLEAGLLHGGCMTVTGKTLAENMKGAEGLQPDQKVIRSLKDPLRPTGPIVILRGNLATKGAVAKVSGLKVTSITGPAKVFDSEEDALKAILGDKIKKGDVMVIRYEGPKGGPGMREMLAPTSALIGKGLGKDVGLITDGRFSGGTHGMVVGHVSPEAQTGGVLAVVRDGDSITIDADKQLLQLNISPEETDKRLKSWKAPPLKYTRGVLYKYAKLVSSADRGAVTDSFS